One part of the Arabidopsis thaliana chromosome 1 sequence genome encodes these proteins:
- a CDS encoding nucleolin (unknown protein; FUNCTIONS IN: molecular_function unknown; INVOLVED IN: biological_process unknown; LOCATED IN: cellular_component unknown; BEST Arabidopsis thaliana protein match is: unknown protein (TAIR:AT5G36100.1).) yields MSQTMEEYQSNESEDKRSWIWSKAVSVGKKVLTAGVVVSSAPLLVPSLFVASTLAFLSSVPFCLFLANYACTQKVMSTLLPDTEETGGVGKEDDDESGFDEYSKIGHGEGAAGVGEAALFRGKEEPIPIQVKEDEEMAKESTSLLEKIRDEGRTDKETSERTLQDDKKSGNAKSEEVQEQPEKREAPETRREGETGATKIETSTGKDDEEISSNEVYSEEQLWETMETLRKVVGYSVARSATCAEELKALYVFTGVVEPPRSSLNQDTYDIAHLTIRLRFLMSVIGIN; encoded by the exons ATGAGTCAAACAATGGAGGAATATCAGTCTAATGAGAGTGAAGATAAAAGAAGTTGGATTTGGAGTAAGGCGGTAAGTGTTGGGAAGAAAGTTCTGACAGCTGGTGTTGTAGTGTCTTCAGCTCCACTTCTTGTTCCTTCACTTTTTGTCGCCTCGACACTTGCCTTCCTCTCCTCGGTTCCGTTTTGTCTCTTCTTGGCTAATTATGCTTGTACACAAAAGGTCATGAGTACTCTGCTTCCTGATACTGAAGAAACTGGTGGAGTTGGCAAGGAGGATGATGACGAATCTGGATTTGATGAGTATAGCAAGATTGGTCACGGTGAAGGCGCGGCTGGAGTTGGTGAGGCTGCACTTTTCAGGGGTAAAGAAGAACCCATTCCCATTCAGGTTAAGGAAGATGAGGAGATGGCGAAAGAGTCAACGAGCTTGCTAGAGAAAATTAGGGATGAGGGTAGAACTGACAAAGAAACCTCTGAGAGAACTTTACAAGATGATAAAAAGTCCGGAAATGCTAAGTCAGAGGAGGTTCAAGAACAGCCTGAAAAGCGGGAAGCGCCTGAGACTAGACGTGAAG GGGAAACTGGGGctacaaaaattgaaacttctACGGGCAAGGACGATGAGGAAATATCTTCTAATGAG GTGTATAGTGAGGAGCAACTATGGGAGACGATGGAGACTTTGAGGAAAGTAGTAGGATACAGTGTTGCAAGGAGTGCCACATGTGCAGAGGAGTTAAAGGCTCTCTATGTCTTCACCGGTGTAGTGGAGCCACCTCGCTCAAGCTTAAACCAGGACACTTATGATATTGCACATCTTACTATTAGACTTCGCTTCCTCATGTCTGTTATCGGAATAAACTAG
- a CDS encoding nucleolin (unknown protein; FUNCTIONS IN: molecular_function unknown; INVOLVED IN: biological_process unknown; LOCATED IN: cellular_component unknown; BEST Arabidopsis thaliana protein match is: unknown protein (TAIR:AT5G36100.1); Has 1234 Blast hits to 904 proteins in 178 species: Archae - 0; Bacteria - 58; Metazoa - 431; Fungi - 95; Plants - 83; Viruses - 38; Other Eukaryotes - 529 (source: NCBI BLink).), whose protein sequence is MSQTMEEYQSNESEDKRSWIWSKAVSVGKKVLTAGVVVSSAPLLVPSLFVASTLAFLSSVPFCLFLANYACTQKVMSTLLPDTEETGGVGKEDDDESGFDEYSKIGHGEGAAGVGEAALFRGKEEPIPIQVKEDEEMAKESTSLLEKIRDEGRTDKETSERTLQDDKKSGNAKSEEVQEQPEKREAPETRREGETGATKIETSTGKDDEEISSNEPIDQASGAQGTGEEKRKNTTKKKKKTGRAGNRFLKCHTWSSSKLCGRCDLLECCFDRVDCVVRRVITCSALSLISEASVKMSRICMVLNLQVYSEEQLWETMETLRKVVGYSVARSATCAEELKALYVFTGVVEPPRSSLNQDTYDIAHLTIRLRFLMSVIGIN, encoded by the exons ATGAGTCAAACAATGGAGGAATATCAGTCTAATGAGAGTGAAGATAAAAGAAGTTGGATTTGGAGTAAGGCGGTAAGTGTTGGGAAGAAAGTTCTGACAGCTGGTGTTGTAGTGTCTTCAGCTCCACTTCTTGTTCCTTCACTTTTTGTCGCCTCGACACTTGCCTTCCTCTCCTCGGTTCCGTTTTGTCTCTTCTTGGCTAATTATGCTTGTACACAAAAGGTCATGAGTACTCTGCTTCCTGATACTGAAGAAACTGGTGGAGTTGGCAAGGAGGATGATGACGAATCTGGATTTGATGAGTATAGCAAGATTGGTCACGGTGAAGGCGCGGCTGGAGTTGGTGAGGCTGCACTTTTCAGGGGTAAAGAAGAACCCATTCCCATTCAGGTTAAGGAAGATGAGGAGATGGCGAAAGAGTCAACGAGCTTGCTAGAGAAAATTAGGGATGAGGGTAGAACTGACAAAGAAACCTCTGAGAGAACTTTACAAGATGATAAAAAGTCCGGAAATGCTAAGTCAGAGGAGGTTCAAGAACAGCCTGAAAAGCGGGAAGCGCCTGAGACTAGACGTGAAG GGGAAACTGGGGctacaaaaattgaaacttctACGGGCAAGGACGATGAGGAAATATCTTCTAATGAG CCAATAGACCAAGCTAGTGGGGCACAAGGAACCGGGGAAGAGAAACGAAAAAACACaactaagaaaaagaagaaaaccggGCGTGCAGGTAACCGGTTTCTAAAATGTCAC ACATGGTCATCTAGTAAGCTGTGTGGGAGATGTGACCTCTTGGAATGCTGTTTTGATAGAGTTGATTGCGTAGTTAGGCGTGta ATTACCTGTTCTGCATTGAGTTTGATTTCAGAAGCTAGTGTCAAAATGAGCCGAATATGTATGGTTTTGAATTTGCAGGTGTATAGTGAGGAGCAACTATGGGAGACGATGGAGACTTTGAGGAAAGTAGTAGGATACAGTGTTGCAAGGAGTGCCACATGTGCAGAGGAGTTAAAGGCTCTCTATGTCTTCACCGGTGTAGTGGAGCCACCTCGCTCAAGCTTAAACCAGGACACTTATGATATTGCACATCTTACTATTAGACTTCGCTTCCTCATGTCTGTTATCGGAATAAACTAG
- a CDS encoding nucleolin (unknown protein; BEST Arabidopsis thaliana protein match is: unknown protein (TAIR:AT5G36100.1); Has 1435 Blast hits to 1033 proteins in 192 species: Archae - 0; Bacteria - 61; Metazoa - 511; Fungi - 123; Plants - 100; Viruses - 42; Other Eukaryotes - 598 (source: NCBI BLink).): MSQTMEEYQSNESEDKRSWIWSKAVSVGKKVLTAGVVVSSAPLLVPSLFVASTLAFLSSVPFCLFLANYACTQKVMSTLLPDTEETGGVGKEDDDESGFDEYSKIGHGEGAAGVGEAALFRGKEEPIPIQVKEDEEMAKESTSLLEKIRDEGRTDKETSERTLQDDKKSGNAKSEEVQEQPEKREAPETRREGETGATKIETSTGKDDEEISSNEPIDQASGAQGTGEEKRKNTTKKKKKTGRAGV; the protein is encoded by the exons ATGAGTCAAACAATGGAGGAATATCAGTCTAATGAGAGTGAAGATAAAAGAAGTTGGATTTGGAGTAAGGCGGTAAGTGTTGGGAAGAAAGTTCTGACAGCTGGTGTTGTAGTGTCTTCAGCTCCACTTCTTGTTCCTTCACTTTTTGTCGCCTCGACACTTGCCTTCCTCTCCTCGGTTCCGTTTTGTCTCTTCTTGGCTAATTATGCTTGTACACAAAAGGTCATGAGTACTCTGCTTCCTGATACTGAAGAAACTGGTGGAGTTGGCAAGGAGGATGATGACGAATCTGGATTTGATGAGTATAGCAAGATTGGTCACGGTGAAGGCGCGGCTGGAGTTGGTGAGGCTGCACTTTTCAGGGGTAAAGAAGAACCCATTCCCATTCAGGTTAAGGAAGATGAGGAGATGGCGAAAGAGTCAACGAGCTTGCTAGAGAAAATTAGGGATGAGGGTAGAACTGACAAAGAAACCTCTGAGAGAACTTTACAAGATGATAAAAAGTCCGGAAATGCTAAGTCAGAGGAGGTTCAAGAACAGCCTGAAAAGCGGGAAGCGCCTGAGACTAGACGTGAAG GGGAAACTGGGGctacaaaaattgaaacttctACGGGCAAGGACGATGAGGAAATATCTTCTAATGAG CCAATAGACCAAGCTAGTGGGGCACAAGGAACCGGGGAAGAGAAACGAAAAAACACaactaagaaaaagaagaaaaccggGCGTGCAG GTGTATAG
- a CDS encoding Ubiquitin carboxyl-terminal hydrolase-related protein (Ubiquitin carboxyl-terminal hydrolase-related protein; FUNCTIONS IN: ubiquitin thiolesterase activity, zinc ion binding; INVOLVED IN: ubiquitin-dependent protein catabolic process; LOCATED IN: intracellular; CONTAINS InterPro DOMAIN/s: Protein of unknown function DUF627 (InterPro:IPR006866), Peptidase C19, ubiquitin carboxyl-terminal hydrolase 2 (InterPro:IPR001394), Zinc finger, C2H2-type (InterPro:IPR007087), Protein of unknown function DUF629 (InterPro:IPR006865); BEST Arabidopsis thaliana protein match is: Ubiquitin carboxyl-terminal hydrolase-related protein (TAIR:AT1G65120.2); Has 326 Blast hits to 281 proteins in 54 species: Archae - 0; Bacteria - 4; Metazoa - 46; Fungi - 7; Plants - 239; Viruses - 0; Other Eukaryotes - 30 (source: NCBI BLink).) encodes MKSSPRKLAQRYYEQGDHIKALEVIEDSILKIGGKLKLPSDLCFLQGHIFMALARKTENSDLKFAFFLASVECYLEDYMLQAFAAVSLFHLGERLGSTLYYKKAVKIAKRSLSVMSFDPSKSDQQKTKRTLEDIVETTGDSHTIAAKRLRLYWAGMSAERKRNFMKVSTVELRSYVERVYGREGLDALEQVLDSARINRKWKFWMCRTCSQTFFYPKKFKNHLEQVHDAKYKPVREDLAQSIDDVWAGMISVADWEPVDALAAAEMIKNRLEFVKEFVYVNGWSKDWPLAADEERRKLLKEIRLLLVLLLERKILSCSIRDWMMRFPVQHLIAQFEVSENTITTECRLVETPQSICFLECDELNQILDLLKRIKCERDDGTELISMATDSLWRRTQVKEKIDIDHVCSLMLLDKRLLRGKIASFDDEGSIDVCDHNVHYAKTNPQGDDIITWLLDDYSLIDKSFGFPRSIGAHNLDIRMAVLRAIHFTRRTLATRYAKKWQILCYDECLNDARNLCIQEDESRMNVPEDQRNIYASLLCDSCEEQLTIDTEDPLFTELYLCAVRDVLEGISHPTFDFTNAEDCLELIHGLKNISDDIVLKSIDLLKSVVTSKVLLADSKILLVENSRIHLLNDLIRLSVFDYRSYILPLLKRFLREELEGIVDMDAKAKLAALEEELLTEEKKRKEKKSGPKKKKHRSNKRTSASKSSHLDQDDPQESSINLEPGVSLLKMVDEDSIEPEERGRQETSSNTNNHEEAIKDLKNMPTKDSLSEDATRYRSALDMTLKALLNIKVLQEDLVHNRQPFHGNLEEQVPYALQNLFSAIVSEQIAEEGLYSYLLSNLLASLEGVHSMSSDAADVVVAILEFFHCWKSPERESLVTRLFTLAEYERMSCKKCKRKPNYPEQSSYGIVMAANSIRNLKCAFGNIKFEDILKMGRMKDGMICDVKTGGCGDINFVHHTISRCPPIFTIVLEWVKNETEKDISETTKALDWEIDISRVYEGLEESNIKYRLVSMIGCVVEGEYICMAYKKNRWVSLRHEALAEEVVGNWNNVVRFCGERKVRPEILFYEAFQWPNKWQKLISRKYQYENLAFM; translated from the exons ATTTGGAAGATTACATGTTACAAGCATTCGCTGCAGTTTCTCTCTTCCATTTGGGTGAACGTCTTGGCTCAACATTGTATTACAAGAAAGCCGTGAAGATTGCAAAAAGGAGTCTATCTGTTATGTCTTTTGACCCATCAAAATCGGACCAGCAAAAAACTAAACGTACACTTGAGGATATAGTCGAAACGACAGG TGACTCGCATACCATTGCGGCTAAAAGATTGAGGCTTTATTGGGCGGGTATGAGTGCTGAGCGTAAAAGGAACTTCATGAAAGTTAGCACTGTAGAGCTTAGAAGTTATGTTGAGAGAGTATATGGAAGAGAGGGACTAGATGCTTTGGAGCAAGTTCTTGACTCTGCAAGGATAAACAGAAAATGGAAATTCTGGATGTGTCGTACTTGTTCACAGACGTTCTTTTATCCTAAAAAGTTTAAGAATCATCTTGAACAAGTTCATGACGCAAAATATAAACCTGTGAGAGAAGATTTGGCACAGAGTATAGATGATGTCTGGGCTGGTATGATATCAGTAGCAGATTGGGAACCTGTAGATGCACTAGCTGCCGCTGAAATGATCAAGAACCGGCTCGAGTTTGTGAAAGAGTTTGTATATGTGAATGGGTGGTCCAAAGACTGGCCTTTAGCTGCAGATGAAGAGCGCAGGAAGTTACTCAAGGAAATCCGATTGCTccttgtgttgttgttggagcGTAAAATTCTCTCTTGTAGTATTCGAGACTGGATGATGCGGTTTCCTGTTCAGCATCTTATCGCACAATTTGAAGTTTCCGAGAACACTATTACTACCGAGTGCCGTTTAGTGGAAACACCTCAGAGTATCTGCTTTTTGGAATGTGATGAACTTAATCAAATTCTAGACCTTCTCAAACGCATCAAGTGTGAAAGGGATGATGGTACAGAACTGATTTCCATGGCAACGGACAGTTTATGGCGTCGTACTCaagttaaagaaaagattgaTATTGACCATGTGTGTTCACTTATGCTTCTGGATAAGAGATTGCTGAGAGGCAAGATTGCTTCATTTGATGATGAAGGGTCAATAGATGTTTGTGATCACAATGTTCACTACGCCAAGACAAATCCTCAGGGCGATGATATCATAACTTGGTTACTTGACGACTATTCTTTAATAGATAAGAGCTTTGGGTTCCCCAGATCTATTGGGGCACACAATCTTGATATAAGGATGGCTGTTCTGAGAGCCATTCACTTCACGCGTAGGACTTTGGCAACCAGATATGCAAAGAAGTGGCAGATCCTATGTTATGACGAATGTCTTAATGACGCCAGGAACTTATGTatacaagaagatgaaagtaGAATGAATGTTCCGGAAGATCAAAGGAACATATATGCATCTCTTCTATGCGACAGTTGTGAAGAGCAGTTAACGATAGACACTGAAGATCCTCTTTTTACAGAATTATACTTGTGTGCAGTACGAGATGTTCTCGAAGGAATATCACATCCGACATTTGATTTCACTAATGCAGAAGATTGCCTGGAACTTATACATGGGCTTAAAAATATCAGTGATGATATAGTGTTAAAGTCCATTGACCTTCTGAAATCAGTGGTCACTAGCAAG GTTCTGCTAGCCGATTCAAAGATTTTGCTGGTTGAAAATTCAAGAATACATTTGCTAAACGACCTCATCAGGCTTTCTGTTTTTGACTACCGCTCTTATATCCTTCCCTTGCTGAAACGTTTCTTGCGG GAGGAGTTGGAAGGAATTGTAGATATGGATGCCAAAGCCAAGTTAGCTGCATTAGAAGAAGAACTTTTAACcgaggaaaagaaaaggaaggagaagaagtcagggccaaagaagaagaagcacagAAGCAACAAG AGAACATCAGCAAGCAAGTCGAGTCATCTTGATCAGGATGACCCACA AGAATCTTCTATTAACCTTGAACCGGGAGTTTCATTACTAAAAATGGTGGATGAAGATTCTATAGAACCAGAAGAAAGGGGTCGACAGGAAACTTCATCCAACACTAACAATCATGAGGAAGCTATTAAAG ATTTGAAAAACATGCCTACAAAAGATTCACTGTCAGAAGATGCAACCAGATACCGTTCAGCTCTTGACATGACGCTTAAG GCCCTCTTAAACATTAAGGTTCTTCAAGAGGATTTGGTGCACAATCGGCAACCATTTCATGGAAACTTGGAAGAACAAGTTCCCTATGCACTGCAAAATCTATTTTCTGCTATTGTCTCGGAACAGATAGCAGAAGAGGGACTCTACAGTTACCTCCTGAGCAACTTACTTGCTTCCCTAGAAGGAGTTCATTCCATG TCAAGTGATGCCGCTGACGTAGTTGTCGCGATTCTCGAGTTTTTTCATTGCTGGAAAAGTCCAGAAAGAGAAAGCTTGGTAACTCGCCTTTTTACGTTGGCGGAATATGAAAGAATGAGTTGTAAAAAATGCAAAAGGAAGCCAAATTATCCAGAGCAAAGTTCTTATGGAATTGTTATGGCTGCAAATTCAATCAGAAACCTGAAG TGTGCTTTTGGGAATATAAAGTTTGAGGACATCCTCAAAATGGGCCGCATGAAAGATGGAATGATATGTGATGTTAAAACAGGTGGCTGTGGAGATATAAACTTTGTTCACCATACTATAAGTAGATGCCCGCCTATCTTCACAATTG TGTTGGAATGGGTGAAgaatgaaactgaaaaagataTATCTGAAACAACAAAGGCATTGGACTGGGAGATAGATATCAGCAGGGTATACGAAGGCTTAGAAGAATCAAACATTAAGTACCGGCTTGTGTCAATG ATTGGTTGCGTTGTTGAAGGAGAATACATTTGCATGGCTTATAAGAAGAACCGGTGGGTCAGTCTCAGACATGAAGCTTTAGCAGAAGAG GTTGTTGGTAACTGGAACAATGTGGTCAGATTCTGTGGAGAAAGAAAGGTTCGGccagagattttgttttacgAAGCATTTCAATGGCCTAACAAGTGGCAAAAGTtaatatcaagaaaatatcaatatgAAAACCTTGCATTCATGTAA
- a CDS encoding Ubiquitin carboxyl-terminal hydrolase-related protein: protein MKSSPRKLAQRYYEQGDHIKALEVIEDSILKIGGKLKLPSDLCFLQGHIFMALARKTENSDLKFAFFLASVECYLEDYMLQAFAAVSLFHLGERLGSTLYYKKAVKIAKRSLSVMSFDPSKSDQQKTKRTLEDIVETTGDSHTIAAKRLRLYWAGMSAERKRNFMKVSTVELRSYVERVYGREGLDALEQVLDSARINRKWKFWMCRTCSQTFFYPKKFKNHLEQVHDAKYKPVREDLAQSIDDVWAGMISVADWEPVDALAAAEMIKNRLEFVKEFVYVNGWSKDWPLAADEERRKLLKEIRLLLVLLLERKILSCSIRDWMMRFPVQHLIAQFEVSENTITTECRLVETPQSICFLECDELNQILDLLKRIKCERDDGTELISMATDSLWRRTQVKEKIDIDHVCSLMLLDKRLLRGKIASFDDEGSIDVCDHNVHYAKTNPQGDDIITWLLDDYSLIDKSFGFPRSIGAHNLDIRMAVLRAIHFTRRTLATRYAKKWQILCYDECLNDARNLCIQEDESRMNVPEDQRNIYASLLCDSCEEQLTIDTEDPLFTELYLCAVRDVLEGISHPTFDFTNAEDCLELIHGLKNISDDIVLKSIDLLKSVVTSKVLLADSKILLVENSRIHLLNDLIRLSVFDYRSYILPLLKRFLREELEGIVDMDAKAKLAALEEELLTEEKKRKEKKSGPKKKKHRSNKQRTSASKSSHLDQDDPQESSINLEPGVSLLKMVDEDSIEPEERGRQETSSNTNNHEEAIKDLKNMPTKDSLSEDATRYRSALDMTLKALLNIKVLQEDLVHNRQPFHGNLEEQVPYALQNLFSAIVSEQIAEEGLYSYLLSNLLASLEGVHSMSSDAADVVVAILEFFHCWKSPERESLVTRLFTLAEYERMSCKKCKRKPNYPEQSSYGIVMAANSIRNLKCAFGNIKFEDILKMGRMKDGMICDVKTGGCGDINFVHHTISRCPPIFTIVLEWVKNETEKDISETTKALDWEIDISRVYEGLEESNIKYRLVSMIGCVVEGEYICMAYKKNRWVSLRHEALAEEVVGNWNNVVRFCGERKVRPEILFYEAFQWPNKWQKLISRKYQYENLAFM, encoded by the exons ATTTGGAAGATTACATGTTACAAGCATTCGCTGCAGTTTCTCTCTTCCATTTGGGTGAACGTCTTGGCTCAACATTGTATTACAAGAAAGCCGTGAAGATTGCAAAAAGGAGTCTATCTGTTATGTCTTTTGACCCATCAAAATCGGACCAGCAAAAAACTAAACGTACACTTGAGGATATAGTCGAAACGACAGG TGACTCGCATACCATTGCGGCTAAAAGATTGAGGCTTTATTGGGCGGGTATGAGTGCTGAGCGTAAAAGGAACTTCATGAAAGTTAGCACTGTAGAGCTTAGAAGTTATGTTGAGAGAGTATATGGAAGAGAGGGACTAGATGCTTTGGAGCAAGTTCTTGACTCTGCAAGGATAAACAGAAAATGGAAATTCTGGATGTGTCGTACTTGTTCACAGACGTTCTTTTATCCTAAAAAGTTTAAGAATCATCTTGAACAAGTTCATGACGCAAAATATAAACCTGTGAGAGAAGATTTGGCACAGAGTATAGATGATGTCTGGGCTGGTATGATATCAGTAGCAGATTGGGAACCTGTAGATGCACTAGCTGCCGCTGAAATGATCAAGAACCGGCTCGAGTTTGTGAAAGAGTTTGTATATGTGAATGGGTGGTCCAAAGACTGGCCTTTAGCTGCAGATGAAGAGCGCAGGAAGTTACTCAAGGAAATCCGATTGCTccttgtgttgttgttggagcGTAAAATTCTCTCTTGTAGTATTCGAGACTGGATGATGCGGTTTCCTGTTCAGCATCTTATCGCACAATTTGAAGTTTCCGAGAACACTATTACTACCGAGTGCCGTTTAGTGGAAACACCTCAGAGTATCTGCTTTTTGGAATGTGATGAACTTAATCAAATTCTAGACCTTCTCAAACGCATCAAGTGTGAAAGGGATGATGGTACAGAACTGATTTCCATGGCAACGGACAGTTTATGGCGTCGTACTCaagttaaagaaaagattgaTATTGACCATGTGTGTTCACTTATGCTTCTGGATAAGAGATTGCTGAGAGGCAAGATTGCTTCATTTGATGATGAAGGGTCAATAGATGTTTGTGATCACAATGTTCACTACGCCAAGACAAATCCTCAGGGCGATGATATCATAACTTGGTTACTTGACGACTATTCTTTAATAGATAAGAGCTTTGGGTTCCCCAGATCTATTGGGGCACACAATCTTGATATAAGGATGGCTGTTCTGAGAGCCATTCACTTCACGCGTAGGACTTTGGCAACCAGATATGCAAAGAAGTGGCAGATCCTATGTTATGACGAATGTCTTAATGACGCCAGGAACTTATGTatacaagaagatgaaagtaGAATGAATGTTCCGGAAGATCAAAGGAACATATATGCATCTCTTCTATGCGACAGTTGTGAAGAGCAGTTAACGATAGACACTGAAGATCCTCTTTTTACAGAATTATACTTGTGTGCAGTACGAGATGTTCTCGAAGGAATATCACATCCGACATTTGATTTCACTAATGCAGAAGATTGCCTGGAACTTATACATGGGCTTAAAAATATCAGTGATGATATAGTGTTAAAGTCCATTGACCTTCTGAAATCAGTGGTCACTAGCAAG GTTCTGCTAGCCGATTCAAAGATTTTGCTGGTTGAAAATTCAAGAATACATTTGCTAAACGACCTCATCAGGCTTTCTGTTTTTGACTACCGCTCTTATATCCTTCCCTTGCTGAAACGTTTCTTGCGG GAGGAGTTGGAAGGAATTGTAGATATGGATGCCAAAGCCAAGTTAGCTGCATTAGAAGAAGAACTTTTAACcgaggaaaagaaaaggaaggagaagaagtcagggccaaagaagaagaagcacagAAGCAACAAG CAGAGAACATCAGCAAGCAAGTCGAGTCATCTTGATCAGGATGACCCACA AGAATCTTCTATTAACCTTGAACCGGGAGTTTCATTACTAAAAATGGTGGATGAAGATTCTATAGAACCAGAAGAAAGGGGTCGACAGGAAACTTCATCCAACACTAACAATCATGAGGAAGCTATTAAAG ATTTGAAAAACATGCCTACAAAAGATTCACTGTCAGAAGATGCAACCAGATACCGTTCAGCTCTTGACATGACGCTTAAG GCCCTCTTAAACATTAAGGTTCTTCAAGAGGATTTGGTGCACAATCGGCAACCATTTCATGGAAACTTGGAAGAACAAGTTCCCTATGCACTGCAAAATCTATTTTCTGCTATTGTCTCGGAACAGATAGCAGAAGAGGGACTCTACAGTTACCTCCTGAGCAACTTACTTGCTTCCCTAGAAGGAGTTCATTCCATG TCAAGTGATGCCGCTGACGTAGTTGTCGCGATTCTCGAGTTTTTTCATTGCTGGAAAAGTCCAGAAAGAGAAAGCTTGGTAACTCGCCTTTTTACGTTGGCGGAATATGAAAGAATGAGTTGTAAAAAATGCAAAAGGAAGCCAAATTATCCAGAGCAAAGTTCTTATGGAATTGTTATGGCTGCAAATTCAATCAGAAACCTGAAG TGTGCTTTTGGGAATATAAAGTTTGAGGACATCCTCAAAATGGGCCGCATGAAAGATGGAATGATATGTGATGTTAAAACAGGTGGCTGTGGAGATATAAACTTTGTTCACCATACTATAAGTAGATGCCCGCCTATCTTCACAATTG TGTTGGAATGGGTGAAgaatgaaactgaaaaagataTATCTGAAACAACAAAGGCATTGGACTGGGAGATAGATATCAGCAGGGTATACGAAGGCTTAGAAGAATCAAACATTAAGTACCGGCTTGTGTCAATG ATTGGTTGCGTTGTTGAAGGAGAATACATTTGCATGGCTTATAAGAAGAACCGGTGGGTCAGTCTCAGACATGAAGCTTTAGCAGAAGAG GTTGTTGGTAACTGGAACAATGTGGTCAGATTCTGTGGAGAAAGAAAGGTTCGGccagagattttgttttacgAAGCATTTCAATGGCCTAACAAGTGGCAAAAGTtaatatcaagaaaatatcaatatgAAAACCTTGCATTCATGTAA